One stretch of Ornithinimicrobium ciconiae DNA includes these proteins:
- a CDS encoding bifunctional uroporphyrinogen-III C-methyltransferase/uroporphyrinogen-III synthase gives MSTSTAAPPSAPPEIGARVAFVGAGPGDLGLLTVRARDYLARADTVVVDDPETGERLAGLLREDATVVHAAAVGGPRRSPAARAKLLVREARALKQPDTLVVRVMAGDPGAFTTLSQEALACRGAGVPFEVVPGVSIASSVPTYAGVPLTSAEAGEVHIIDAADSRTDWSTSVADGVTVVLLGSPTELRKALSGLRRAGRDPQTPVCVTEHGTTVEQRSLVTDLGSAEATLAEHDSAGVVVVGRAVEQRADLSWFETKALFGWNVLVPRTRDQAGTMTQRIASHGASSKVVPTISVEPPRTPQQMDRAIRGLVTGRYEWIGFTSVNAVRAVREKFTELGLDARSFAGLKIAAVGGVTADALREWGIEPDLIPSTEQSARGLLADWPEYDDVLDPIDRVFLPRADIATDTLVAGLIEMGWEVDDVTAYRTVRAAPPPAPIRDAIKGGAFDAVCFTSSSTVRNLVGIAGKPHPNTVVACIGPATAKTAEEHGLRVDVVAPEPNAAALVDALARHGAELTLAARAAGEPVRPSQRRTAGRRGAARVRA, from the coding sequence GTGAGCACCAGCACAGCAGCACCCCCTAGCGCACCGCCAGAGATCGGCGCCCGCGTCGCCTTCGTTGGTGCGGGCCCCGGCGACCTCGGGCTGCTCACCGTGCGAGCTAGGGACTATCTCGCGCGCGCCGACACCGTCGTGGTCGACGACCCGGAGACCGGGGAACGGCTGGCCGGGCTGCTCCGCGAGGACGCCACGGTCGTGCACGCTGCCGCGGTCGGCGGACCACGCCGGTCGCCGGCGGCCCGGGCCAAGCTCCTGGTCCGGGAGGCGCGAGCACTCAAGCAGCCCGACACCCTGGTGGTGCGCGTGATGGCCGGCGACCCCGGAGCCTTCACCACGCTGAGCCAGGAGGCCCTCGCCTGTCGCGGTGCCGGCGTGCCCTTCGAGGTCGTCCCGGGCGTCTCCATCGCCTCGTCGGTGCCGACCTATGCCGGCGTGCCCCTCACCTCTGCCGAGGCCGGCGAGGTCCACATCATCGATGCCGCGGACTCCCGCACCGACTGGTCCACCTCTGTCGCCGACGGCGTCACCGTGGTCCTGTTGGGATCGCCCACCGAACTGCGCAAGGCGCTGTCCGGCCTGCGCCGAGCCGGGCGCGACCCGCAGACGCCGGTCTGCGTGACCGAGCACGGCACCACGGTGGAACAGCGGAGCCTGGTGACCGACCTGGGGTCCGCCGAGGCCACGCTCGCCGAGCACGACAGCGCCGGGGTCGTGGTCGTGGGCCGCGCCGTGGAGCAGCGTGCGGACCTGAGCTGGTTTGAGACCAAGGCGCTCTTCGGCTGGAACGTGCTGGTGCCCCGCACCAGGGACCAGGCCGGCACGATGACCCAGCGGATCGCCTCGCACGGTGCCTCCTCCAAGGTCGTGCCGACCATCAGTGTCGAACCACCACGGACACCGCAGCAGATGGACCGGGCGATCCGTGGGTTGGTGACCGGGCGCTACGAGTGGATCGGCTTCACCTCCGTCAACGCCGTGCGCGCGGTGCGGGAGAAGTTCACCGAGCTGGGTCTGGACGCGCGCTCCTTCGCCGGCCTCAAGATCGCAGCGGTCGGTGGCGTCACCGCCGACGCGTTGCGCGAGTGGGGGATCGAGCCCGACCTGATCCCCTCCACCGAGCAGTCCGCCCGCGGCCTGCTCGCCGACTGGCCCGAGTATGACGACGTGCTCGACCCCATCGACCGGGTCTTCCTGCCCCGGGCAGACATCGCCACGGACACCCTCGTGGCGGGCCTGATCGAGATGGGTTGGGAGGTCGACGACGTGACGGCCTACCGCACCGTGCGGGCCGCACCGCCACCCGCGCCGATCCGGGACGCTATCAAGGGCGGTGCCTTTGACGCGGTCTGTTTCACATCCTCCTCGACGGTGCGCAACCTGGTCGGCATCGCGGGCAAGCCACACCCCAACACGGTCGTGGCGTGCATCGGACCCGCCACCGCCAAGACGGCTGAGGAGCACGGACTGCGGGTTGACGTCGTGGCACCGGAGCCGAACGCCGCTGCCCTCGTCGACGCGCTCGCCCGGCACGGTGCCGAGCTGACCCTGGCCGCCCGGGCCGCCGGAGAGCCGGTCCGTCCCAGCCAGCGCCGGACCGCCGGCCGACGGGGCGCCGCGCGAGTCCGCGCGTGA
- the hemC gene encoding hydroxymethylbilane synthase gives MTHDRRSLRLGTRASELATSQSGWVADQLRALGHEVELVLVSTEGDRSSAPLTQIGGTGVFVSALREALQEGRIDLAVHSLKDLPVGEEAGLVVAAIPEREDPRDIVISRDRLRLADLPEGAVIGTGSPRRAVQLEAAAPHTTVVGLRGNVGRRIGKVTDGSLDAIVLAAAGLRRLGRIAEASEVLEPAVMLPAPGQGALAVECRTDDRETTRLLMQLDHAPTREAVTAERALLGALEAGCSAPIGALATRHGDALVLDAVIGTSEGLLRHTLRGTTPVDLGHEMAHHFLTHLAPQDRPSLLKTPTAQHPGA, from the coding sequence ATGACCCACGACCGCCGCTCGCTGCGGCTCGGCACCAGGGCCAGCGAGCTGGCCACCTCACAGTCCGGCTGGGTGGCTGACCAGCTCCGTGCCCTGGGCCATGAGGTGGAGCTCGTCCTGGTCTCGACCGAGGGCGACCGTTCGAGCGCGCCGCTCACGCAGATCGGGGGCACCGGCGTCTTCGTCTCGGCCCTGCGAGAGGCGCTGCAGGAGGGACGCATCGACCTGGCCGTCCACTCGTTGAAGGACCTCCCCGTGGGGGAGGAGGCAGGCCTCGTCGTCGCTGCCATCCCGGAGCGCGAGGACCCGCGGGACATCGTGATCTCCCGGGACCGGCTGCGTCTGGCCGACCTGCCCGAGGGGGCCGTGATCGGCACCGGGTCGCCGCGCCGAGCGGTACAGCTCGAGGCCGCGGCACCGCACACCACGGTGGTCGGGCTGCGCGGCAATGTCGGTCGTCGGATCGGCAAGGTGACCGACGGCAGCCTCGACGCGATCGTGCTGGCGGCAGCCGGACTCCGGCGCCTGGGGCGCATCGCCGAGGCCAGCGAGGTGCTCGAGCCCGCGGTCATGCTCCCCGCCCCAGGCCAGGGCGCCCTGGCCGTGGAGTGTCGCACCGACGACCGCGAGACCACCCGCCTCCTGATGCAGCTCGACCACGCCCCCACCCGTGAGGCCGTGACGGCCGAGCGGGCGCTGCTGGGAGCTCTGGAGGCAGGCTGCAGCGCTCCGATCGGGGCGCTGGCCACCCGCCACGGAGATGCCCTCGTCCTGGACGCCGTCATCGGGACGAGCGAGGGACTCCTGCGGCACACATTGCGCGGCACGACCCCCGTTGACCTCGGCCACGAGATGGCCCACCACTTCCTCACCCACCTGGCTCCGCAGGACCGGCCGAGCCTCCTCAAGACCCCCACAGCACAACACCCTGGAGCGTGA